In Fluviicola sp., the sequence TCACGTTCTTTCGCGTATTTCACGGAAGCTTCGTAAGCCCCACGCGCAATTCCGCAGGAAAGTGCCGCGATTGAAATACGGCCTCCGTCCAAAATATGCATCGCTTGCTTGAATCCTTGTCCAACTTCACCGATTACCTGTGATTCGTGTACACGAACATTGTCAAAGATCAATTCAGCAGTTTCTGAAGCACGAACCCCCAATTTATCTTTGATCTTCACAGCCGAGAATCCCGGAGTACCTTTTTCAATGATAAATGCGGTAATTCCGTTTGAATCCAATAATTCACCCGTACGGATCAATACAACCGCCAAATCTCCGGATAAACCATGTGTGATCCAGTTTTTAGCACCGTTGATTACCCAATGATCTCCGTCTTTCACCGCAGTACATTTCATGCGCATGGCATCAGAACCTGTATTGGGTTCGGTCAATCCCCATGCACCGATAAATTCTCCTGAAGTTAGTTTCGGAAGGTATTTTTTCTTTTGTTCTTCGTTTCCGTGGTAATAAATGTGTCCTGTACACAAAGAGTTATGCGCAGCAACACTCAATCCGATTCCGCCGCAAACTTTTCCCAGTTCCATCAATGCTGTTGCATATTCCAGGTAGGAAAAACCGCTTCCGCCGTATTGTTCCGGGATGTAAATCCCAAGTAGTCCAAGTTCCCCCATTTTTTTCATGGTCTCTACCGGGAAATACTCATCGGCATCCCACTGGTTCATGTTCGGGCGGATTTCTCTTTCTGCAAAATCACGCACCATTTGCGTGATCATTCGTTGATTTTCGTTTAGTTCAAAGTTCATGATTAACAGTTTTTGGGGTGTATCCGTTAATTTTTTTTATTTCGATTAATTAATAGGCCACTAAAGTAGTAATATTATCAGAGTACTCCTTCAATTTTTCGTTACCATTTAGAAAATTTAAACCTACAAGGAAATTAAATCCGGCAACTTCCCCCCCGCACTTCTGAATCAGTTCTGCTGCTGCAGAAGCAGATCCACCTGTAGCAAGCAAATCATCGTGGATCAGTACGCGCTCCCCTTCCTGCACTGCATCCACGTGCATTTCAATGGTAGCCGAACCGTATTCCAAATCGTAGGAATGACTGATTTTGTGATAAGGCAATTTCCCGGTTTTACGGATCAAAACAAAAGGAATTCCCAATTCCATGGCCAACGGATATCCGAATAAAAAACCGCGGCTTTCAATACCGGCAATCTTATCCAGCTTCTGGTCCTTGTACATTGATACCAAATGTGCGACTATTTCTTTGGACAAAGCCGGATCCAGCATAATCGGAGTAATGTCCTTAAATACGATTCCCTCTTTTGGAAAATCCACCACATCCCTTATTACACCTTTGATTTTTTCTGCTATCATCATTCAAATATCAATTAATGCCATTGTTTTGAGCCCGCAATTTTACGGAGAATTTGCCAAATTCCAAGAAATATCCGGAAGAACTGACAATTCTGTTGAATCAGATACTCCTTTTTCGGTTTAGTTGGAAACGGCCAGTGGAAAAAAATTAAATTGCTTTCAATCAACCACCAAATAATACTTCAGTTTTTCATACAATTCGTCTGTCATCAAAACCGATTTCTTAATCTCGCGGATTTCTTTGTAAAACCCGTTTTGAGCACGCATTTTTACCAGAGAATTTGCAAGATTCCAGGAGATATAAGGATGAAAGGATAATTCCTTCGCACTTGCTGTATTGATATTAATCTTCCGGATATTTTCGGGATCGATCCGGATGTACTTTTCCCAAACCGCAATTTTCTCGGGCGTTGCCTGCCAGACTTCACTCAGTTGACTCAATGAATAAAATCCACCGAAATTGTCCCGTGTCTTAATAATCTGTTTCGCATCAAAAGTGGAAATATCCCTTGCCTTCAGCAACTCGTCCAGGTCAGCGCGGTTAATCTCCACTGAAACCAGTTTCTGCTCCAGTTTATATTCTGTTTGACGGTCCAGGTTTTTAGGCCGTTCGGGATAAAAAGTAGAATCTTTGATCAACTCATAGAGTTCATCCGATAT encodes:
- a CDS encoding adenine phosphoribosyltransferase; amino-acid sequence: MMIAEKIKGVIRDVVDFPKEGIVFKDITPIMLDPALSKEIVAHLVSMYKDQKLDKIAGIESRGFLFGYPLAMELGIPFVLIRKTGKLPYHKISHSYDLEYGSATIEMHVDAVQEGERVLIHDDLLATGGSASAAAELIQKCGGEVAGFNFLVGLNFLNGNEKLKEYSDNITTLVAY
- a CDS encoding helix-hairpin-helix domain-containing protein — encoded protein: MTHYSKSTKRGIIIFTLLLLTIFVAPDLIQYFRPKPEISIEQWSNTEKQVTEKLSRETNAGYRKSWKKKHFSRPLAKFNPNDYTLEDWMALGLSEKQSAVVLKFTAQKIYSNEELKRVFVISDELYELIKDSTFYPERPKNLDRQTEYKLEQKLVSVEINRADLDELLKARDISTFDAKQIIKTRDNFGGFYSLSQLSEVWQATPEKIAVWEKYIRIDPENIRKININTASAKELSFHPYISWNLANSLVKMRAQNGFYKEIREIKKSVLMTDELYEKLKYYLVVD
- a CDS encoding acyl-CoA dehydrogenase family protein translates to MNFELNENQRMITQMVRDFAEREIRPNMNQWDADEYFPVETMKKMGELGLLGIYIPEQYGGSGFSYLEYATALMELGKVCGGIGLSVAAHNSLCTGHIYYHGNEEQKKKYLPKLTSGEFIGAWGLTEPNTGSDAMRMKCTAVKDGDHWVINGAKNWITHGLSGDLAVVLIRTGELLDSNGITAFIIEKGTPGFSAVKIKDKLGVRASETAELIFDNVRVHESQVIGEVGQGFKQAMHILDGGRISIAALSCGIARGAYEASVKYAKEREQFGQPIGKFQAIGFKLADMATEVEAAELLTFQAADYKNRNQKMTTQGAFAKYFASEVSVKCGNEAVQIMGGYGFTKEYPAEKFLRDAKLMTIGEGTSEIQKLVISREILK